A region of the Alligator mississippiensis isolate rAllMis1 chromosome 5, rAllMis1, whole genome shotgun sequence genome:
ACACGCACATGGAGCGCGCAGGGCTGCAGTCTCAGGACCCTCCTCCCGAGGTCTGcactgcacttctgcctgcatCTTCTGTTTTACGCACTCTGCATCTGTGGCCCCACCGAGCCCTGGggcctcctggtcaacctcctcctggctctggccaaactCACCGTCTACCAGACCAggagggagaccctggctggggaaagcccaggtgaCCACGAGCCTCTTTTGCTGTTGCTCTTCCATGCACGTCTCTGGGCGGCATCCATGGGCTCCTTGGATGTGTTTGAGGGCCAGCGGGCACCAGCCGCTGCGCTCCGCTTGGTGCCCGCCTTGGTACCCTCGTTATCAACCTGTgacctccactcccctccctgcttccttctTGTCCCCCCAAATCTGGCATGTTTCCAGTGACGTCTCTGACTGAGAGGGGCatatgccatatttactcaaatccaagactaATTCAATACAGGGGCAACGGCCCCTCCCAGTCTTCGATttgagtgctagcctggggcaggCGGTCGCTGacttgggctggggcaggagccaatAATTAGAccctatacatggaaaattataacaaatgtataattttctctgtatagaatctaattaaagCAATGCTATTTACCCCAAACCAAGacgactttgaatttaagacccTGGTCTTCAATTCAAAGTCGTCTTGATTTGGGGTAAATAGGTTAGCTTTCATGGTGGGCCATGACCCACTGCCCTTTGCATAACAAGCAGGTCTGTCTGTGGTGGACAGAGGGACACGCCGGTGCTCATGCAGGTTGGGGCGAGCGTGCCAGGCGGTAGCCTTGTCGGGATCCTCCTACtggggctctggctgcgctcTTCCCCACCCTTTTATTTTCTACGCACACTCTCCCTAGCCCTGCAAAAGCCTGGGATATCTTGGTTAATCGCCTTCCGGCCCTAGCTAAAATCTCCATCTAGCAGACGGGGAAGGAGGCGTTGGCTGAAGGGATCGAGGTGACTGCAGGGCggtcttcctccccctcctccgtGCACGTCTCTGGGCAGCGCTTCGCTGGCTCCTCAGATGCCATGGGCACCAGCTGGAGCGCGGCTCGTTGCCCCCCTTGGAGCCCTAGTTATTCTCCTGTAATCTATGCTCCCCTCCCCGATTCATTTTTATATCCCTCAAAATTTGTTGCGTCTTTTTTCCTGACTTCCTTCCAGCCCCGTCCGTGCTTCTCAGCCTTTCGAGGCAGGCCTAAGACACTGCTCCATAACATcagtgaattgagcagcaccacACCGCAAACTCAGATGGATTTACTACAGGGCTTCTCTCcttgcacttatctcctcaccCCTCCGGAGACCCTGCAAAGGATCCCAGAGACCGTCTGAGGACCTGCAACGGATTCAAAGACCACTGAAGTCCTGCAAAGGATCGCAAAAACCGTCTGAGGACCTGCAACGGATCTCAAAGACCACTGAAGTCCTGCAAAGGATCTCAAAGACCGTCTGAGGACCTGCAAAGGATCTCAAAGATCACTGAAGTCCTGCAAAGGATCTCAAAGACCGTCTGAGGACCTGCAAAGGATCTCGAAGACCGTCTGAGGACCTGCAAAGGATCTCGAAGACCGTCTGAGGACCTGCAAAGGATCTCGAAGACCGTCTGAGGACCTGCAAAGGATCTCAAAGATCACTGAAGTCCTGCAAAGGATCTCAAAGACCGTCTGAGGACCTGCAAAGGATCTCGAAGACCGTCTGAGGACCTGCAAAGGATCTCGAAGATCACTGAAGTCCTGCAAAGGATCTCAAATACCATCTGAGGACCTGCAAAGGATCTCAAAGACCATCTGAAGACCTGCAAAGGATCTCAAAGAGCATCAAAGGGCCTTCCAAGGATCTTAAAGACTGCCCAAGGATGTTCAAAGGATCTTAAAGACCATTGAAGATCATGTAGGATCCTGGGCATGGTCCGAGGGCCTTCGATGGATCTTAAAGAGCACTGAAGGACCCCTGACGGATCCTGGAGACCGCTTTAAGACCTGCAAAGGATCTTAAAGAGCATCAAAAGGGCTTCCAAGGATCTTAAAGACCGTCCAGGGATGTTCAAAGGATCTTAAAGACCATTGAAAGTCATACAAAGGATCCTGGGCACTGTCCGAAGGCCTCCGATGGATCTTAAAGACCATCAAAGGATCTCGAAGACTGTCTGAGGACCTTAAAGGATCTTAAAGAGCATTGAAGGACTTTCAACGGATCCTGGACACTGTCCGAGagccttcaaaggatctcaaagACTGTCTGAGGACCTTCAAAGGTTCCCAGAGACCCTCTGAGGGCCTTCAAAAGATCTTAAAGAGCCTTGTAGGGCCTTCAAAGGATCCTGGAGACCATCTAGACACCTGCAAAGGATCTCAGAGAGCATCCAAGGGCCTTCCAAGGATCGTCCAGGGACGTTCAAAGGATCTTAAAGACCATGGAGGGTCGTACAAAGGATCCCGGGCATGGTCTGAGGACCTTCAAAGGACCTTAAAGAGCATTGAAGGACCTCCGAGGGATCCCGGAGACCGTCCGAGGGCCCCTGAAGGATCCTGGACGCCGTCCGAGGGCGTCCAGAGACCCTTAAGGAGCACCGCAGGGCCTTGGGAGGATCCCGGGGACCCCCCGAAGGATTTTAAAGACCGCGGGAGGAGGTTCAAGGGATCCTGAAGCCCCTCACAGGGTCCCGCGGGCGGCCCGCGGCTCTGAGAGACCCCGCCGGGGCTCTGGAGGGTCGCGGAGCGCGTTTCGGGGCCTCTGAGGGACGTTACAGCCGGCCCGGGGCCGACCGAGGCGCCCGAAGGACGCGGGcccgcgcggcccggcccggcccggcccgggggaggagacggcagcggcggcggcgggcgcgccCCGTGCCCGGGTGTGTGCCCACGCGCTCCCCGCGGCCCGGCcccgacccggcccggcccggccccggcccggccgcgcgGCCTCACCTGAGCCATGGCTCCGCGCGGCGCTtccggcgggggcggggctgcggcggcggcggcggcgggcgcgggccgggccgggccgggccgggcgggcacaCGGCGCAGGGCGCCCCCAGCGGCCACCGCCGGACACGGCCCGCTTTGTCCGCCCGcccggggcgcggggcgcggggctcACAGCGGCGTACAGCCGGGGTCCCGGGCGGGCGGGCCCCGCAGCGCCCCTGCTCCTCGGTGGAGGGGTCGGGAGGGACCCGAGCACAtcctcactcccacccctgccctggcggGAACGAGCGCTGGGTGGGTGCTCGTccaccctcctcttgaagcccccagggcaggagccagcgccacttcccctggaagttgggtccagatcctagccgccctgactgtgaagtatcgcctcctgatgtctagtctgaatctaccctctgccagcttgtgactggtATTTCCAGTCACTCCcggcagtgctcgggggaacagggactcccctaatccccgctggtccccctgaccagtttgtaacaggccaccagaccccctcagccttctcttgtggaggctgaccaggttcaggtcctgtcgcctctcctcgtaggtcctgccctgctgtccctgatcatgcgggtggcctcctctgcaccctctccatgttgtccacatccctcctgaagtgcggcgcccagaactggacgcagtactccagctgcggcctgaccagtgtcgcgtagagggggaggatcacctccttggccctgctcgagatgcatctgtggacgcacgacaaggtgcagttgcccttcctgaccgcgtccccgcactgtcggcccatgttcattttggcatcagtaatgactccaagatcctctgGATGCTTATGCTGCTGGGATCGCTTGACctcagcagacttcctgcctcaggcagggagctgcactcaATCTCAGGAGGTCTCATTaggtccagccctaatgtccatgaaataaGTGGACAGGGGACAATAAGATGGACAGGAGCCAGCGGTGTGCCTTTGGTGCCGAGAAGggtaccggcatcctgggctgcatgggtaggagcattgccagcaggtcaaaagcagtgattcttccctctatccagcactggggaggtcacatctggagtcccgtgtccagctgtggcccccactacagaaaggatgtggacacgttggagagagtccagcaggcaGCAATGACAATggctggggactgggggacaggactggtgaggagaggctgagggaaatgggctgattgagtctgcagaagagaagaccgagggggattgaatagcagccttcacctccctgcaggggggctgcaaagaggatggagctgggctggtctcggtgggggcagatacaggacaaggagcaatgggctcaagctgcagcaaggcaagttgaggttggatattaggaaaaatgttgtCACTAAGAGAGTGATGAAGCACTGGGAcaagctccccagagaggtggtggactcttcatcgttggaggtgtttaagacctgactagacaaagccctggctgggatgatggagttgggctggtcctgcttggagcagggggtgggactggatgtgacctcctggggtttcttcaaccctcattttctaggattctgtggTTCTGAAGATGTCTGGTAAATAACTCCCTTGCAACGAATCGACCCCATCTAATCTAGTgccagcccactgctgcctgctccctggtggGCGCTCCTGTGGGGTCCCTCCCGTACGCCGCCCCCCACCCACGGCCTCGCTTTGTTGTTCCAGATCGAAGGAGACGGtgcctggcccctggctggaAAGGAGCACGGAAATAATCCTGAAAAAAAGCTTTTTCAAAGTTTCTGTCTAGGTGAAAATGCAAGGAAGGAAGGGCTGTGACGGGTGAGCCAAAGAAGAGCACGAAGGCACGAGCCCCTGACTTTGCAAAGTGGCTGGTGGCTTGCAAAaaagcaagccaggctgctggggggggggtgacacCGGCCAGCCTTTGCAAAATGCCAGCGCTTGTGTGTTGCGACCCACCCAGGCATCACCCCTTGTGTACCTGTGCAAGagagattgccaacccctgccccggGCCCGGCACCATGCAGGAAGCGGCAGGACAAACGAACAGAGGGAAATGAACCCAAACAATGAACAAAATCCACCTTCGCAACCAAGCAGGGTAAGGGTGGATATGGAGGCAGtcacaggaagccaggaaacCATGTGGTGTTATTGCTTGCGACACAGTATTATAAGCAGTTACTTGTGCTTCTTTGCCCCCATGACCCTGAACCGGCCCTGCAATGCAGTggcaccctcctggccctgctggcaggtggagggCCCCGCTGTGACCCTGCTGAGTTAGGGGGAACAGCCTCGGGTGTAATCTCAGCTTGTCTTGCACAGAAGCAAGGAAAGTGGACCAACTTTTCCTTTTTGGGCGTCGTACCCATTTATTCAGGTAGTTCTGCACACTCTGAAAGGTATCCTTGAAAGTGTCCTGTGACCTCTAATTCAGCACGGGACTCCTCGACCACGTCCTTTAAATTCTGCATGGTGTCTCGCCCTTCCTCGAGGATGGCAACCTCCTTATGCTGGGACTCACGGAGTTCGTCCCACCAGGCAGCTTCACATGCTCTGGCTACTAAGGACTCTGCCAAAGCCTTGAGCGAGGGTTCGCAGGACCGTCTTTGCTTGCAGTGCTCTGCTGAAGTGCGAGCGGGGCGCCGTTCCCAGTGGCTATGGGTCATGGTGACtgataaagaaaaaagcaatggttgGCTTCAGCCCAAGGGGAGGAAAGTGCaaacccctacccccacccccaccatgcagtgcacaaaatgcTGGCAGGCACGGAAACACGCCGCAACACTTGTACTGCCCCAAACTTAGGAGTACTCGCTCCGGGAACAGgtccatggctgccactgcccgtgctagctgcaaaaaattaattaaagcagATCATTAGCTGTCAAGCCTGACCTCCACCACCACTGAAAGGACGTGGCGACTCCCCTACAGCAACACATGAATTTCTCCTTCCCCCCAGGTCCCCAAACCCAACCAGCACAAACCCGGGtgttgcctggcagtggcaagaggcGCATTACAAGAGACTTACATGGTCCAGCATGTTCTTGGGTCTCGGGAACAGTACATGATGCATCGGCTGCGtgggtttcttcctgaccctccacctcctccGCTTCATCATTCGTGCTGCCCCGTGGACCAGAGGGGCTAAGTGGCACTAAGTGTAAGGTGACTGACGGTGCTTCCTGCCACTCATGGTCAtcatggagcagggagcagtctcCGTACAGCCGAGACATGCTGATGGTTTCACTCTCAGGAGGGCCTGccaccgccgctgccgccgcctcctcctcctccagcccaacCCTGGTGCTGAAAGCCTCCAAATCCAAGGTGTTGCCCACATCCTTGGACAGAGCGATGGGCAACTTGTCATAGAAGCGGGCAATTGTGCAGCCTGCCCCAGAACAAGAGTTCGCATCTTTGGCTTTGTAAAGCGCTGATCTCAGTGACTTGATCTTGCACCAGCTCTCGCGTCTGCACGCCTTTTGCCATCTTgacataaacaggcttattcctcctGCTTTCCAGCCTGTCTAGGATCCTTTGCTCCCACCAAATGTCAAttaagtcctccagttcttcccagctccagctgggtccaTGGGCGTTGGAGGTACCAGCCTCCTGGCctgcctgctccatgctgctggccttggctttctgagacCTAGCGAAGCGGTTCATGGTCAACAGCACAAGTGATTTGTGAAAGGGGGCTGGCAAATTTGGGGGGGCGCCTTTATGCTCAGGCTTGCAGGAGGGTCTGTCTGGGAAACTTCCAAGGATTGTGAAGTCAATGCCTGTGCAGCACAGGTGTACTTGGGTATatcctccccttctccaattgaaggggcttgttagctggcaggtgtgctgtgggggaactgcagaccgctcagtctccctccgtccctatagcaCCAGGCCGGGCCAGTCAGGGGACTAACTATGTACAcatgtatttacattaacttagCACAAGGGAAAGAAACGTGGATATAAGCATAtgttctctctctatatataagatatctaaacaaataacatacacaataccctctgggtaaatgccataaaaccttacaccagtgctccagatacaggtaagtcacagggaagtatctgatctgaaagaGATAAACCCCACACTAAACATAGGTAGCTAACAGATAAACTACAGCTCAGTCTCGGTGAGCAATAAATCAGGCACAAATAATACaatgaaagaaaaacacaaataaacaaaaatacaagtaaacaacaggtgaaaCAATAGCACCGGGGGCCCAGCGGAGCCCTAGGACTCCACTTATCTACTCTTTTACAAACgcgagagttcacaaaatataaggcacaacgTCACACCACTTACGCAGCAATAatcccaaagataaacttaatcccaaggggaaaccccaatgccctcgCACTTTTCCCAAGAccttcaaggaagctggtaacttcaggggggccctcccagcgggacctccactttcaggagcccttagcTAACcggggggactcccctcccctgtgggaatcctcttttcccgaaactcacggctcccaggcctggagggtggtcctcatCCTCTGCCCCAAGCTGCCCTCTTGCCTGAGGTGGGTTTgggggtcgctgtcccctggaacagggccccgctatgcagggcttctggggcctctggctcggccctgtctgctggctcagtagcccggtCACTGTCTGTCTCCCTGGACTCAAcattttgctatgggtcagaggcctgggctgcctcgtgcagcaccaggctcggccCACTCCCGGACCTCCATGCAGCGCTttctgcaccgagctcccagcctcgctCCGGGCTTGGTGCCCAAGCGCTCCAAacatcctgctctgtgcaccggcctgtgcgccgtgtctctggccgcacgccagaggttgcagacctgagctgcttcacgcagctcccagggtctggacactgtgagccgtgctgcacactgagagcTTGACCGCTGGAGCTGTCCACCattccccgctgatggaagtcttcaggggcatttccaggctgctgcttcaccctgccgagcagctctcctcagctcttctaagccccgctcttctctcttctccatccccgATGTGCTTCCCTCATGtcgggcacgcagctccttttatatgctccagggctccacccctgaagtcttctgacCTGACAGTGtcgcagtcttcaatcaggtccagcgTGAGCTCAGAAAGGGGCGTGAATTCACTCCTCTTGcagcctcctgattggtggatgggctccgcCAATCAAAACATGATGCGCGCGTATTCGGAAACTCCCCTCTGCCCGCCCTcgtggagaaaggacactacaCACCCGGCGTGGAGGAGACAGTGGTCCGCGATGTCGCCATTTCCCCTCTTATATTAGCGGACGCTGCCTcccccctaaagccctggctcatgaagccttatggagggagCGTCACCGACCCGCAGAAGCTGGTTTTTAACAACCGCCCGCGCAGTTGCAGGATGGCTGTGGAAGGCGCGTTTGGCTGACTGAAAGGACGATGGAGGGTGCTTACGTGCTGGCTCgagatggagcaagaaaatatAATGGCCTTTATTGTGGCAGCTTGTGCGCTGCACAATGTCTGTGACAGCTGCGGAGAGGTTTGCAAGGACTCGTGGGAAGAAGAAGCGTGACGGGCAGTGGACAGACAACGGACGTGGGGCAGCAGCACGGGGGCCGAGGAGATATCCTCGAGGAGAGGCTGGTCGGGCAGCCCTTGTCTGGCAGGATGCATTGCTGACAACAACCCCTAATGCTTTGttctaaaataaattcatttattttacattttaaatctgtgcTGTCTACAGGGGCGTGCGGTGTTGCAGAcggggggcagaagggaggacggtcaggggaaggggaggaaactGGACTGGGCTGGGGGCTTGCTGCTTCCAGACTGAGTGCTTTGGGGGAGGCACCGTCACCCACGTCTGAATGAGCCCCCCGCCC
Encoded here:
- the LOC109282731 gene encoding uncharacterized protein LOC109282731, with amino-acid sequence MSRWQKACRRESWCKIKSLRSALYKAKDANSCSGAGCTIARFYDKLPIALSKDVGNTLDLEAFSTRVGLEEEEAAAAAVAGPPESETISMSRLYGDCSLLHDDHEWQEAPSVTLHLVPLSPSGPRGSTNDEAEEVEGQEETHAADASCTVPETQEHAGPFTMTHSHWERRPARTSAEHCKQRRSCEPSLKALAESLVARACEAAWWDELRESQHKEVAILEEGRDTMQNLKDVVEESRAELEVTGHFQGYLSECAELPE